One window of Trinickia caryophylli genomic DNA carries:
- a CDS encoding cell division protein ZipA C-terminal FtsZ-binding domain-containing protein, translating to MDELTLGLIGAGAVVVAGVVGYNAWQSAKVRRRMPRPMPPETADALSRHDHEEEQPFIEPARANARREPALAEASRAEEDTRVEPSFGGAAPLDTPGDVQAEATLPESPAGEPQAGYEPGAAPQEPIAPAATSISAAPPHVVDRRIDCVVPIRLGGPVAGDKALPFAQRLRRAGSKPVYIEGKPDGSASWELLQTGQRYEELRAAVQLANRSGALNELEFSEFVSGVQQFADAIDGAPEFPDMLETVSMARELDGFAAQCDAQLSINVLSDGAPWSANYVQAVASQDGLLLSRDGTRFVKLDARQSPVFMLQFGDTNFLRDDLTYKGGQMITLILDVPVADEDILPFRLMCDYAKSLAERIGGRVVDDQRRPLPEAALLAIEKQLMTLYAKLEEAGIPAGSPATRRLFSQ from the coding sequence ATGGACGAGTTGACACTCGGATTGATCGGCGCGGGCGCCGTGGTAGTGGCGGGCGTGGTGGGTTACAACGCATGGCAGAGCGCGAAGGTGCGTCGCAGGATGCCGAGGCCGATGCCGCCCGAGACGGCCGATGCGCTTTCGCGCCACGATCACGAGGAGGAGCAGCCGTTCATCGAGCCGGCGCGCGCGAACGCCCGGCGTGAGCCGGCGCTCGCCGAGGCGTCGCGGGCGGAAGAGGACACGCGCGTCGAACCGAGCTTCGGAGGCGCGGCGCCGCTCGATACGCCGGGCGACGTGCAGGCCGAGGCTACGCTCCCCGAGTCGCCGGCCGGCGAGCCGCAAGCGGGGTATGAACCGGGTGCCGCGCCGCAAGAGCCGATTGCGCCGGCCGCGACGAGCATCTCCGCGGCGCCGCCACACGTCGTCGACCGGCGGATCGACTGTGTCGTGCCGATCCGGCTTGGCGGGCCGGTGGCGGGCGACAAGGCGTTGCCGTTCGCGCAGCGCCTGCGCCGGGCAGGCAGCAAGCCCGTCTACATCGAAGGCAAGCCGGACGGCTCGGCGTCCTGGGAGCTGCTGCAAACGGGGCAGCGCTACGAGGAACTGCGCGCAGCGGTGCAACTGGCCAATCGCAGCGGCGCCCTCAACGAGCTGGAGTTCTCGGAATTCGTCTCGGGCGTGCAGCAGTTTGCCGACGCGATCGATGGCGCTCCCGAATTCCCGGACATGCTCGAAACGGTTTCGATGGCGCGGGAGCTCGACGGCTTCGCGGCGCAATGCGACGCGCAACTGTCGATCAACGTGCTTTCGGATGGCGCGCCGTGGTCCGCGAACTACGTGCAGGCGGTGGCCTCGCAAGATGGCCTGCTGCTGTCGCGCGACGGTACGCGTTTCGTGAAGCTCGACGCGAGGCAAAGCCCCGTGTTCATGCTGCAGTTCGGCGATACGAATTTCCTGCGCGACGATCTGACCTACAAGGGCGGTCAGATGATTACGCTGATCCTCGATGTGCCGGTTGCCGACGAAGACATCCTCCCATTCAGGCTCATGTGCGACTACGCGAAGTCGCTTGCCGAGCGCATCGGCGGCCGCGTGGTGGACGATCAGCGCCGGCCGCTACCGGAAGCGGCCCTGCTGGCAATCGAAAAACAACTGATGACGCTTTACGCAAAGCTCGAGGAGGCTGGAATTCCGGCGGGCTCGCCGGCTACGCGCCGGCTTTTCAGCCAGTGA
- a CDS encoding pseudouridine synthase codes for MRAKLTAKHPRPASPARAPVRPGSASARKPVRPAATAPKTAGKPAAPRKAGGASAGSPRPAKAPRAFEGAAKPRAARASEAGERSKTPRTFEGGAKPRTPRTSEAGERSRSPRSFEGGAKPRTPRDSEAGERSRSPRTFEGAAKPRAPRASEAGERSRSPRSFEGEAKRRTPRSAEAGERSRSPRSFEGEAKRRTPRSAEAGERSRSPRTFEGAAKPRGPRTSEAGERSRTPRTFEGATKPRTPRAKPDGTPRPARAGGAERATTRVPAARTRAPGRGAAAADVSRGRSSAPRKIAQPVKASRDHEAAVAAPRTEHPAHEAYEPAPGTVRLSKRMSELGLCSRREADEWIENGWVKVDGERVDTLGARVRPEQHIEVTRDAHAAQARRVTILLNKPIGYVSGQAEDGYEPAAVLITAENRWEDDRLPQRFSTSHLRTLAPAGRLDIDSTGLLVLTQDGRIAKQLIGEHSEIEKEYLVRVNYGERTTDIDRHFPAEKLALLRFGLSLDGAALKPAKVSWQNGEQLRFVLREGKKRQIRRMCELVGLHVVGLKRVRMGRVTLGALPQGKWRYLRPDEAF; via the coding sequence ATGCGCGCCAAACTGACAGCCAAGCATCCACGACCGGCCTCGCCCGCTCGCGCCCCGGTCCGCCCCGGCAGCGCCTCGGCACGCAAGCCGGTACGACCGGCCGCGACCGCTCCGAAAACCGCCGGCAAACCCGCGGCACCGCGCAAGGCCGGTGGTGCGTCCGCAGGCTCGCCGAGGCCGGCGAAAGCGCCTCGCGCGTTCGAGGGTGCGGCGAAGCCGAGAGCAGCTCGCGCGTCCGAAGCGGGCGAACGGTCCAAGACACCGCGTACCTTCGAAGGCGGAGCGAAGCCCAGAACCCCTCGCACCTCTGAAGCAGGCGAACGGTCCAGGTCTCCGCGTAGCTTCGAAGGTGGAGCAAAGCCCAGAACCCCTCGCGACTCAGAAGCAGGCGAACGGTCCAGGTCTCCGCGTACCTTCGAAGGCGCAGCGAAGCCCAGAGCCCCTCGCGCCTCCGAAGCAGGCGAACGGTCCAGGTCTCCGCGTAGCTTCGAAGGTGAAGCAAAGCGCAGAACCCCTCGCAGCGCAGAAGCAGGCGAACGGTCCAGGTCTCCGCGTAGCTTCGAAGGTGAAGCAAAGCGCAGAACCCCTCGCAGCGCAGAAGCAGGCGAACGGTCCAGGTCTCCGCGTACCTTCGAAGGCGCAGCGAAGCCTAGGGGCCCTCGCACCTCTGAAGCAGGCGAACGGTCCAGAACGCCGCGCACCTTCGAGGGTGCCACGAAGCCGAGAACGCCGCGGGCGAAGCCGGATGGCACGCCTCGGCCCGCCCGCGCCGGCGGGGCCGAGCGTGCCACGACGCGTGTGCCGGCAGCCCGCACACGCGCACCGGGCCGCGGCGCCGCAGCGGCGGACGTCTCGCGCGGCAGATCGTCTGCTCCGCGCAAGATCGCGCAGCCCGTCAAAGCATCGCGCGACCACGAGGCAGCCGTTGCCGCGCCGCGAACGGAGCATCCGGCACATGAAGCCTACGAGCCGGCTCCCGGCACGGTCCGACTCTCGAAGCGTATGTCCGAACTGGGTCTGTGCTCGCGCCGTGAGGCTGACGAGTGGATCGAGAACGGCTGGGTCAAGGTGGATGGCGAGCGCGTGGATACACTCGGTGCACGCGTGCGCCCAGAGCAGCACATCGAGGTCACGCGTGACGCCCACGCCGCGCAGGCGCGCCGCGTGACGATTCTGCTCAACAAACCGATCGGCTACGTGTCGGGTCAGGCGGAGGATGGTTACGAGCCAGCAGCGGTACTGATCACCGCAGAAAACCGCTGGGAAGACGACCGGCTGCCACAGCGCTTTTCAACGTCCCATTTGCGCACGCTCGCACCTGCTGGACGACTCGACATCGACTCCACAGGGCTGCTCGTCCTGACGCAGGACGGCCGCATCGCCAAACAGTTGATCGGCGAGCACTCGGAAATCGAAAAGGAGTATCTGGTGCGGGTCAACTACGGCGAGCGCACAACCGATATCGACCGCCACTTCCCCGCCGAAAAGCTCGCGCTGCTGCGATTCGGGCTCTCGCTCGACGGCGCCGCGCTCAAGCCGGCGAAAGTCAGCTGGCAAAACGGCGAGCAGTTGCGCTTCGTCCTGCGAGAAGGCAAGAAACGGCAGATCCGCCGCATGTGCGAACTCGTGGGCCTGCATGTGGTGGGACTCAAGCGCGTGCGGATGGGGCGCGTGACGCTAGGCGCGCTACCGCAGGGCAAATGGCGCTACCTGCGGCCTGACGAGGCGTTCTGA
- a CDS encoding [protein-PII] uridylyltransferase — MSVPAALPDPMSLKADYRIAKTALLERFKAAGNVDAAMRALSRTTDDALRRAWLACEMPAALALVAVGGYGRGELAPFSDIDILVLLPEAPDAGLEARIERFIGMAWDLGLELGSSVRTVGECIEEAERDITVRTSLLEARRITGSTTLFQRFALRFNETLDARAFFQAKVLEMRQRHAKFQDSPYSLEPNIKESPGGLRDLQLILWIARAAGFGSSWRELDERGLITAREARELRRNEGFLKSLRARLHIIAGRRQDVLVFDLQTAAAESFGYRSDQGRRASEQIMRRYYWAAKAVTQLATILIQNIEAQLFPRTSGITRVLSDRFVEKQGMIEIVSDDAFERTPSAILEAFLLYEATPGVKGLSARTLRALYNAREIMDSRWRKDPENRRLFMAILKEPQGITHALRLMNQTSVLGRYLLNFRRIVGQMQHDLYHVYTVDQHILMVLRNLRRFALAEHAHEYPFCSQLMANFERQWVLYVAALFHDIAKGRGGDHSTLGMADARRFCREHGIAGDDAALVVWLVQQHLTMSQVAQKQDTSDPAVIEHFARLVGNERRLTALYLLTVADIRGTSPKVWNTWKGKLLEDLYRMTLAVLGGARPDEHSELKVRQEQALALLRLETVPENAHRALWEQLDVGYFLRHDAADIAWQTRVLYRHVEAQGPIVRARPSPIGEALQVLVYVRDRPDLFAGICAYFERNGLSVLDARINTTRHGYALDNFIVAHPEGDVQYRDIANLVEQQLAAWLSSGEPLPEPSKGRLSRLSRTFPITPRVDLRADERGQYYILSISANDRLGLLYSIARVLAEHRVGVHAARINTLGERVEDVFLLDGRGLSDKLQIQLETELLRAIAL, encoded by the coding sequence ATGAGCGTACCCGCCGCCCTGCCCGATCCCATGTCGCTCAAAGCCGATTACCGCATCGCCAAAACAGCGCTCCTCGAGCGCTTCAAGGCGGCCGGCAACGTCGATGCAGCCATGCGCGCGCTTTCGCGCACCACCGACGACGCGTTGCGCCGCGCCTGGCTCGCATGCGAGATGCCGGCAGCGCTCGCCCTCGTCGCGGTGGGCGGCTATGGACGAGGCGAGCTCGCGCCCTTTTCCGACATCGACATCCTGGTCCTGCTGCCCGAGGCCCCTGACGCCGGGCTCGAGGCACGCATCGAGCGGTTCATCGGCATGGCGTGGGACCTCGGGCTCGAGCTCGGCAGCAGCGTGCGCACGGTCGGCGAATGCATCGAAGAGGCCGAGCGCGACATCACCGTGCGTACCTCGCTGCTCGAGGCGCGGCGGATCACCGGCAGCACCACGCTCTTTCAGCGGTTCGCATTGCGCTTCAACGAAACGCTCGACGCCCGCGCCTTCTTTCAGGCCAAGGTCCTCGAAATGCGGCAGCGGCACGCCAAATTCCAGGATTCGCCATACAGCCTCGAGCCGAACATCAAGGAGAGCCCGGGCGGACTGCGCGACCTGCAACTGATTCTCTGGATCGCGCGCGCAGCCGGCTTCGGCAGCAGTTGGCGCGAGCTCGACGAACGCGGGCTCATCACCGCACGCGAAGCGCGCGAGCTGCGCCGCAACGAGGGCTTTCTCAAGAGCCTGCGCGCGCGGCTTCACATCATCGCGGGCCGCCGCCAGGACGTCCTCGTGTTCGACTTGCAGACGGCGGCTGCCGAAAGCTTCGGCTATCGTTCCGACCAGGGCCGGCGCGCGAGCGAGCAGATCATGCGGCGCTATTACTGGGCAGCCAAGGCCGTCACGCAGCTCGCAACGATCCTGATCCAGAACATCGAGGCCCAGCTCTTTCCGCGCACGAGCGGCATTACGCGCGTATTGTCCGACCGCTTCGTCGAGAAGCAGGGCATGATCGAGATCGTAAGCGACGACGCATTCGAGCGGACGCCGAGCGCGATTCTCGAAGCATTCCTGCTCTATGAAGCCACACCCGGCGTCAAGGGGCTTTCGGCCCGCACGCTGCGCGCCCTCTACAATGCGCGCGAGATCATGGATTCGCGCTGGCGCAAGGACCCCGAAAACCGGCGCCTGTTCATGGCGATTCTCAAGGAACCGCAAGGCATCACGCATGCGCTGCGGCTCATGAATCAGACGAGCGTGCTCGGCCGCTATCTGCTCAACTTCCGGCGCATCGTCGGACAGATGCAGCACGACCTCTATCACGTCTATACCGTCGATCAGCACATCCTGATGGTGCTGCGCAATCTGCGCCGCTTCGCGCTTGCCGAGCACGCTCACGAATATCCGTTCTGCAGCCAGTTGATGGCCAATTTCGAACGGCAGTGGGTACTGTATGTCGCCGCGCTCTTTCACGACATCGCCAAGGGCCGCGGCGGCGATCACTCGACACTCGGAATGGCCGACGCCCGGCGCTTTTGCCGCGAACATGGCATTGCGGGCGACGACGCCGCGCTCGTCGTCTGGCTCGTGCAACAGCACTTGACGATGAGCCAGGTCGCACAAAAGCAGGATACGAGCGACCCGGCCGTGATCGAGCATTTCGCCCGGCTCGTCGGCAACGAGCGGCGGCTCACGGCACTTTATCTGCTCACCGTCGCCGATATCCGCGGCACGAGCCCGAAGGTCTGGAACACCTGGAAAGGCAAGCTGCTCGAAGACCTCTATCGCATGACGCTGGCCGTGCTCGGTGGCGCCCGGCCCGACGAGCACTCCGAGCTCAAGGTGCGCCAGGAGCAGGCGCTTGCGCTGCTGCGCCTCGAGACGGTGCCCGAAAACGCGCACCGTGCGCTCTGGGAGCAGCTCGATGTCGGCTACTTCCTTCGCCACGACGCCGCCGACATCGCCTGGCAGACGCGCGTGCTCTATCGGCACGTCGAAGCCCAAGGCCCGATCGTGCGCGCGCGGCCGTCGCCGATCGGCGAGGCATTGCAAGTACTCGTCTATGTGCGCGACCGGCCAGATCTGTTCGCCGGCATCTGCGCCTACTTCGAGCGTAACGGCCTGTCCGTGCTCGATGCGCGCATCAACACGACGCGCCACGGCTACGCGCTCGACAACTTCATCGTTGCTCATCCGGAAGGCGACGTGCAGTATCGCGACATCGCCAATCTGGTCGAACAACAGCTCGCTGCATGGCTTTCGTCGGGAGAACCGCTTCCCGAGCCCTCCAAGGGGCGGTTGTCGCGGCTCTCGCGCACGTTCCCTATCACGCCGCGCGTCGATTTGCGCGCCGACGAGCGCGGGCAGTACTACATCCTGTCGATTTCGGCGAATGACCGCCTGGGTCTGCTCTATTCGATCGCCCGCGTGCTCGCCGAGCACCGTGTGGGCGTCCACGCGGCGCGCATCAATACGCTCGGCGAGCGCGTCGAGGATGTCTTCCTGCTCGACGGGCGAGGCCTGTCGGACAAGCTGCAGATTCAGCTGGAGACGGAGTTGTTGCGCGCCATCGCGCTCTGA
- the def gene encoding peptide deformylase, whose protein sequence is MIREILKMGDPRLLRIAQPVDHFDTPELHALIADMFETMHAANGAGLAAPQIGVDLQVVIFGFGHNERYPEAPPVPETVLINPTITPVSHDTEEGWEGCLSVPGMRGVVGRFSMIRYHGFDQYGNPIDRVAEGFHARVVQHECDHLIGKLYPMRITDFSKFGFTEVLFPDLDPAADD, encoded by the coding sequence ATGATTCGCGAAATTCTCAAGATGGGCGATCCGCGTCTTTTGCGCATTGCCCAACCGGTCGATCACTTCGACACCCCCGAGTTGCATGCATTGATTGCCGACATGTTCGAAACGATGCACGCGGCCAATGGAGCGGGGCTCGCCGCACCGCAGATCGGCGTCGACCTGCAAGTGGTGATCTTTGGCTTCGGTCACAACGAGCGCTATCCGGAGGCGCCGCCGGTGCCCGAGACGGTCCTGATCAATCCCACGATTACACCGGTTTCTCACGATACCGAGGAAGGGTGGGAAGGGTGCTTGTCGGTGCCTGGCATGCGCGGCGTGGTGGGGCGATTCTCGATGATCCGCTATCACGGCTTCGATCAGTACGGTAATCCGATCGATCGCGTTGCCGAGGGCTTTCATGCGCGCGTCGTCCAGCACGAGTGCGATCATCTGATCGGCAAGCTCTATCCGATGCGGATCACCGATTTTTCGAAGTTCGGTTTCACGGAGGTGCTTTTTCCGGATCTCGACCCGGCAGCCGACGATTGA
- the ligA gene encoding NAD-dependent DNA ligase LigA produces the protein MARNTAEPPADQPAERAAWLRAQIERANYQYYVLDQPELPDAEYDRLFVALQAIEGEHPDLITPDSPTQRVGGEAASGFAPVVHAVPMLSLNNGFADEDIEAFDRRCTEALGHAPIEYACELKFDGLAIALRYENGRLVQAATRGDGATGEDVTRNVRTIRSIPLTLRGVDAPRVVEVRGEVLMFRRDFEKLNARQRDAGQREFANPRNAAAGSLRQLDSKITAQRPLSFFSYGIGELAGMPMPETHSALLDWYKTLGLPVCAEQAVVHGASGLLEFFRRIGEKRKSLPYDIDGVVYKVNRRDEQDALGFVSRAPRFALAHKFPAEEATTELLDVYVNVGRTGAITPVARLKPVFVGGVTVTNATLHNEDEVRRKDVRIGDTVIVRRAGDVIPELVSVVLERRPADAREFVMPTHCPVCGSRIERLPDEAVARCTGGLFCPAQRKQAIWHFAQRRALDIDGLGEKIIDQLVDQNLVRTPADLFNLGFATLAELDRFAEKSAQNLLDSLEKAKHTTLARFVYGLGIRHVGESTAKDLARHFGSLDPLMNATMDELLEVNDVGPVVAESIRQFFAEEHNLTVIEQLRAPGRVSWPEGPPAPRAPQGVLAGKTVVLTGTLPTYSREAAKEMLEAAGAKVSGSVSKKTDYVVAGAEAGSKLAKAEELGIPVLDEDGMRTLLEGHKP, from the coding sequence ATGGCCCGAAACACCGCTGAACCTCCCGCAGACCAACCCGCCGAGCGCGCGGCCTGGCTGCGCGCTCAGATCGAACGCGCGAACTACCAGTATTACGTGCTCGACCAGCCCGAGTTGCCCGATGCCGAGTACGACCGCCTGTTCGTCGCGCTCCAGGCCATCGAGGGGGAGCATCCCGATCTGATCACGCCGGATTCGCCCACGCAGCGCGTGGGCGGCGAGGCGGCAAGCGGTTTTGCGCCCGTGGTCCACGCCGTGCCGATGCTGTCGTTGAACAATGGTTTTGCCGACGAAGACATCGAAGCATTCGACAGGCGCTGCACCGAAGCATTGGGCCACGCGCCGATCGAGTACGCGTGCGAGCTCAAGTTCGACGGGCTCGCAATTGCGTTGCGCTACGAGAATGGCCGGCTCGTGCAGGCCGCCACGCGGGGCGATGGCGCGACGGGCGAAGACGTGACCCGGAACGTGCGCACGATCCGCTCGATTCCCCTGACGCTCCGTGGTGTAGATGCGCCGCGCGTCGTGGAGGTCCGCGGCGAGGTCCTGATGTTCCGGCGCGACTTCGAAAAGCTCAATGCGCGCCAGCGCGACGCGGGGCAACGCGAGTTCGCCAATCCGCGCAACGCGGCCGCGGGCAGCCTGCGTCAGCTCGATTCGAAGATCACGGCACAACGGCCGCTGTCGTTCTTCTCCTATGGCATCGGCGAGCTTGCCGGCATGCCGATGCCCGAGACGCACAGCGCGCTGCTCGACTGGTACAAGACGCTCGGCTTGCCGGTGTGCGCCGAGCAGGCGGTCGTGCATGGCGCGAGCGGGCTGCTCGAGTTCTTCCGGCGCATCGGCGAAAAGCGCAAGTCGCTGCCGTACGACATCGACGGTGTCGTCTACAAGGTCAACCGGCGCGACGAGCAGGATGCACTGGGCTTCGTTTCACGCGCGCCGCGCTTCGCCCTGGCACACAAGTTTCCGGCCGAAGAGGCGACGACGGAGTTGCTCGATGTCTATGTCAACGTGGGCCGCACGGGGGCGATCACGCCCGTGGCGCGCCTGAAGCCGGTATTCGTCGGCGGTGTGACCGTTACCAATGCAACGCTGCACAACGAAGACGAAGTGCGGCGCAAGGACGTGCGCATCGGCGACACGGTCATCGTGCGCCGCGCCGGCGACGTGATCCCGGAACTCGTCTCGGTTGTGCTCGAACGGCGCCCGGCCGATGCCCGCGAGTTCGTGATGCCGACGCACTGCCCCGTATGCGGCTCGCGGATCGAGCGCCTGCCCGACGAGGCAGTGGCGCGCTGCACCGGAGGCCTTTTCTGCCCCGCGCAGCGCAAGCAGGCCATCTGGCACTTCGCGCAAAGGCGCGCGCTCGATATCGACGGGCTCGGCGAAAAGATCATCGATCAACTCGTCGATCAGAATCTCGTGCGCACGCCGGCCGATCTTTTCAACCTCGGCTTTGCGACGCTCGCGGAACTCGACCGCTTTGCGGAGAAGTCCGCGCAGAATCTGCTCGATTCGCTCGAGAAAGCCAAGCATACGACGCTTGCGCGCTTCGTCTATGGGCTGGGCATTCGCCATGTCGGCGAATCGACGGCGAAAGACCTCGCGCGACATTTCGGCTCGCTCGATCCGCTGATGAATGCGACGATGGACGAACTGCTCGAGGTCAACGACGTGGGGCCCGTCGTGGCCGAATCGATTCGTCAGTTCTTCGCCGAGGAGCACAATCTCACCGTCATCGAGCAACTGAGGGCGCCGGGCCGCGTAAGCTGGCCGGAAGGGCCGCCGGCGCCACGGGCGCCGCAAGGCGTGCTCGCCGGCAAGACGGTCGTGCTCACGGGCACGTTGCCGACCTACTCGCGCGAAGCAGCGAAAGAGATGCTCGAGGCGGCCGGCGCCAAAGTTTCCGGTTCGGTCTCGAAGAAGACCGACTACGTGGTCGCCGGGGCCGAGGCGGGCAGCAAGCTCGCGAAAGCCGAGGAACTCGGCATTCCGGTACTCGACGAAGACGGTATGCGCACGCTCCTGGAGGGTCATAAACCATGA